The genomic window GGATTTTTTACTTTGTACTCTCTTTTCAGCTGTTTAACTACCAATTCGCTATCCAAAAAAAACTCCAAGATTTCCGCTTTTAATTCTTTAGCTTTTTTCATGGCCGCGATTACCGCTTTATATTCAGCTTGGTTGTTGGTGGAATGTCCGAGAAATTCCGAAATCTCCGCTATCTTCTTTTTATTTTCATCATAAATCACCGCCCCAATCCCGCCCGGTCCAGGATTGCCACGAGCGCCGCCATCTGTAAAAATTGTTAATTTATCCATAGTAAATATTGATAATAACCGTTTAATAAAATTAGACTTCGTGCCATTGAACCAGAGATTCCTGCCTGCCGGCAGGCAGGGCTTCGTCGCTACGCTCCTCGCAATGACAGTGTAATGTCAAAAGTCAAAAGTTAACTGTCAATTGTTAATTGTCAATTTGATATCCACCAGCTTCATCTGCACTTCACTCCGACCATTAAATTCATTTCTTTCTATATAATAAACTATATCAACTTTATCGCCGATTTTAAACTCTTTCCATTCCTCGCTTCGCCCAAAAGCAATCGCCCAAAAACCATTAAATCTGAATTTCACATGCTGGCCGTCTACTCCCATATTCATAATATCTTTTATCTGCGCATTTTTTGTCAAAAATCTTGGCTGCGGGTTGTCTTGGCCAAAAGGCAAAAATTTTTCTATATTCCCTTGGAGCTCGTCCCCTATTTTATTTAAGTCTAATTCCGCTTCTATTTTTAATTTTGGCTGAAGATTAATTTGCGCCAATTCTCTCGCCGCCACTTCGCGCATTTTGGCAGTAAATTTTTCTAAACTGGAGGAAGCTATAGAAAAACCGCAAGCTGCCGGATGACCGCCATATTTTTCCAAAAATTCTTTTGCTTCTTCTACGGCGGCAACGATATTAAATTCTTCAATGCTTCGGCCAGAGCCTTTATATCCATCTTCAGCTTCAGTAATCACCAAAACCGGACGATAGTATTTGTCGCAAAGCTTTCCCGCCACCAGGCCAATCACGCCTTCATTCCAAACTTCTGATTCATCTTCTTTGCGCAAAGGGCAAATACCGATAATTATATAATCTTCTTCTTTTTTCTCAGAAGAAATTTGTTTTTCTATTTCGGCCATTATTTCTTCGGTAATTCTTTGGCGGTCAATATTTTTTTCATTAAGTTTCTCAGCTAAGCTTTCTGCTTCTTGTTCATCTTTCGTTATAAGCAGCCCAAAGGCAGTATTGGCATGCTCCATCCGGCCGGCGGCGTTGAGGCGAGGGCCGAGCTGAAATCCAATATTCCAAGATTCAAGCTTCCCGCTAATTTGGGCTTTTTTTATTAATTTTTGCAATCCTATTCTCTTGGTTTTATTTAAAATTTTGAGACCCTCTTTTACTAATACTCTATTCTCGCCCAAGAGGCTCACACAATCCGCCACCGTGCCAACCGCCACCAAATCAAGAATTTGCTCTCTTAATTTTTCCTTGGCTTCTTCCGGCAATTTCGCTTTGGCGATTATGGCAATTGCTAGCTTATAAGCCACTCCGACACCGGCTAAATTTTTAGATGGATAGGTTTCGTCTTTGACATTGGGATTAATTATCAAACATTCCGGCAAATCTTCCTTTTCCGGAGCGACATGATGATCAGTGACAATAACATCCAAACCTTTCTCTTTAGTAAAATTAATTTCATCTTTATCGCGAATGCCTCCGTCCACGGTGATAATTAATTTAATATTGTTTTTCGCGAATTCTTCAATTGCTTTTTTATTCAAACCATATCCTTCGCTTACTCGGTCAGGAATATAAACATCCACCGGGGCTTTGAGAATTCTTAAAATTTCCACCAAGAGAGCGGAGGAAGTGACTCCGTCCGCATCATAATCTCCATAAACCAAAATTTTACTTTGTTTTTTTATATGCTCAATTATCAAATCAACGGCAGACCCCATATCTTTAAACAAAAAAGGCTCCGGAATCGTTTTGAAATCGGAATTTAAAAATTCTTCTATTTCTCTTTTTTCCTTAAGGCCGCGGTTAAAAAGCAGCTGCAAAAAAATCCGATCGTATTCGGAATGCAGATCAATAAAATCGTTGCTGATTGGCGGCAGCACTTGCCAAATCTTTCCCATAAAATTTAAATTACATAAAAGCTATGCCGATTGTCCAGATCACCATGGTAAAGATAACTATGGCAGATATAAATATCCAAATTATCCGATGAAATGTTTTTTTCTTCATATTTTTATCTTTTTAAAATCCTAATAAACGTTTCCGGAGG from Patescibacteria group bacterium includes these protein-coding regions:
- a CDS encoding ribonuclease HI family protein, translating into MDKLTIFTDGGARGNPGPGGIGAVIYDENKKKIAEISEFLGHSTNNQAEYKAVIAAMKKAKELKAEILEFFLDSELVVKQLKREYKVKNP
- the recJ gene encoding single-stranded-DNA-specific exonuclease RecJ, with the protein product MGKIWQVLPPISNDFIDLHSEYDRIFLQLLFNRGLKEKREIEEFLNSDFKTIPEPFLFKDMGSAVDLIIEHIKKQSKILVYGDYDADGVTSSALLVEILRILKAPVDVYIPDRVSEGYGLNKKAIEEFAKNNIKLIITVDGGIRDKDEINFTKEKGLDVIVTDHHVAPEKEDLPECLIINPNVKDETYPSKNLAGVGVAYKLAIAIIAKAKLPEEAKEKLREQILDLVAVGTVADCVSLLGENRVLVKEGLKILNKTKRIGLQKLIKKAQISGKLESWNIGFQLGPRLNAAGRMEHANTAFGLLITKDEQEAESLAEKLNEKNIDRQRITEEIMAEIEKQISSEKKEEDYIIIGICPLRKEDESEVWNEGVIGLVAGKLCDKYYRPVLVITEAEDGYKGSGRSIEEFNIVAAVEEAKEFLEKYGGHPAACGFSIASSSLEKFTAKMREVAARELAQINLQPKLKIEAELDLNKIGDELQGNIEKFLPFGQDNPQPRFLTKNAQIKDIMNMGVDGQHVKFRFNGFWAIAFGRSEEWKEFKIGDKVDIVYYIERNEFNGRSEVQMKLVDIKLTINN